From the genome of Candidatus Binatia bacterium, one region includes:
- a CDS encoding (2Fe-2S)-binding protein: protein MREEDTPILEEGGQPREGVSRRDFLKLGAVAVAVPAVIGPTVLTVEGQDVPMYGPGKTPVTLTVNGKSLKGEFEPRVTLLDALRDNFELTGAKRVCDRGACGSCTVLMDNKPVYACSVLAIDAQGHQITTIEGFTAGPELHPVSRAFVANDAQQCGFCTPGFIVASKALFDRHPHPTHEQVAKGLAGNFCRCGTYYGMRGAMSQLGAQPPHVTKGGE, encoded by the coding sequence AAGAAGGCGGGCAGCCGCGCGAAGGCGTATCTCGCCGCGACTTCCTCAAGCTCGGCGCCGTTGCCGTTGCCGTACCTGCGGTGATCGGGCCCACGGTACTTACCGTCGAGGGCCAGGACGTGCCGATGTACGGTCCGGGCAAGACGCCGGTCACGCTCACCGTCAACGGCAAGAGCCTCAAAGGCGAGTTCGAACCGCGCGTGACCCTGCTCGACGCGCTGCGCGACAACTTCGAACTGACCGGGGCCAAGCGCGTCTGCGACCGCGGGGCCTGCGGCTCCTGCACCGTGCTCATGGACAACAAGCCGGTGTACGCCTGCTCGGTCCTGGCCATCGACGCACAAGGGCACCAGATCACGACCATCGAGGGTTTCACTGCCGGTCCCGAGCTGCACCCGGTTTCGCGCGCCTTCGTCGCCAACGACGCCCAGCAGTGCGGCTTCTGCACGCCCGGCTTCATCGTCGCCAGCAAGGCGCTGTTCGACCGCCATCCCCACCCGACGCACGAACAGGTGGCCAAAGGGCTGGCCGGAAACTTCTGCCGTTGCGGCACCTACTACGGGATGCGCGGCGCCATGAGCCAACTCGGGGCGCAGCCACCTCATGTGACGAAGGGAGGCGAGTAG